A window from Streptomyces subrutilus encodes these proteins:
- a CDS encoding RNA degradosome polyphosphate kinase: MSHQPSAGPTEVPAQHPSHTSPATPGTPGASGVPGTPGNAVTGAHARIGSISAHRPHVDLEPDLDADLDAYDYKDGGELPPGRFLDRERSWLAFNERVLELAEDPTTPLLERANFLAIFASNLDEFFMVRVAGLKRRIATGVATRSASGLQPREVLDLIWTRSRELMARHAACFQQDISPALAEEGVHLIRWPDLTEKEQARLFTLFRNQIFPVLTPLAVDPAHPFPYISGLSLNLAVVVRNPVSGHRHFARVKVPPLLSRFLEASPHRYVPLEDVIAAHLEELFPGMEVLAHHMFRVTRNEDLEVEEDDAENLLQALEKELMRRRFGPPVRLEVEESIDPGVLDLLVQELKVNASEVYPLPGPLDLTALFGIAALDRPELKYPKFIAGTHRDLAEVESASAPDIFAALRERDVLLHHPYDSFSTSVQAFLEQAAADPDVLAIKQTLYRTSGDSPIVDALIDAADSGKQVLVLVEIKARFDEQANIKWARKLEESGCHVVYGLVGLKTHCKLSLVVRQEGDQLRRYSHVGTGNYHPKTARLYEDLGLLTADPQVGADLSDLFNRLSGYSRRETYRRLLVAPRSLRDGLIGRIDKEAAHHLAGRPAYVRLKMNSIVDEALIDSLYRASQAGVPVDIWVRGICAVRPGVPGLSENIRVRSVLGRFLEHSRVFAFGNGGEPEVWIGSADMMHRNLDRRIEALVRVADPAHRAALDRMLETGMSDLTSSWHLGPDGEWTRHSTDAEGQPLRHVQEMLIDARRRRRGSAKP, encoded by the coding sequence ATGAGCCACCAGCCCAGCGCGGGCCCCACCGAGGTCCCCGCCCAGCACCCGTCTCACACCTCCCCGGCCACCCCGGGCACCCCCGGCGCGTCCGGCGTCCCGGGCACCCCCGGCAACGCCGTCACGGGCGCCCACGCGCGGATAGGCTCCATCTCCGCGCACCGCCCCCACGTCGACCTGGAACCGGACCTCGACGCCGACCTGGACGCCTACGACTACAAGGACGGCGGAGAGCTGCCCCCCGGCCGCTTCCTGGACCGCGAGCGCAGCTGGCTCGCCTTCAACGAGCGGGTGCTGGAGCTCGCCGAGGATCCGACGACCCCGCTCCTGGAGCGCGCGAACTTCCTGGCGATCTTCGCGAGCAACCTCGACGAGTTCTTCATGGTCCGCGTGGCCGGCCTCAAGCGCCGCATCGCGACCGGCGTCGCCACCCGTTCGGCCTCAGGCCTCCAGCCGCGTGAGGTGCTGGACCTGATCTGGACCCGCTCGCGCGAGCTCATGGCCCGGCACGCCGCCTGCTTCCAGCAGGACATCTCCCCGGCCCTCGCCGAGGAGGGCGTCCACCTCATCCGCTGGCCCGACCTCACCGAGAAGGAGCAGGCCCGCCTCTTCACCCTGTTCCGCAACCAGATCTTCCCGGTGCTGACCCCGCTGGCCGTGGACCCCGCGCACCCCTTCCCGTACATCTCCGGCCTCTCCCTGAACCTGGCCGTCGTCGTGCGCAACCCGGTCAGCGGCCACCGCCACTTCGCCCGGGTGAAGGTCCCCCCGCTCCTCTCCCGCTTCCTGGAGGCCTCCCCGCACCGGTACGTCCCGCTGGAGGACGTCATCGCCGCACACCTGGAGGAGCTGTTCCCCGGCATGGAGGTGCTCGCGCACCACATGTTCCGGGTGACCCGCAACGAGGACCTGGAGGTGGAGGAGGACGACGCCGAGAACCTGCTCCAGGCCCTGGAGAAGGAGCTCATGCGGCGCCGCTTCGGACCGCCCGTCCGCCTGGAGGTCGAGGAGTCCATCGACCCGGGCGTACTGGACCTGCTGGTGCAGGAGCTGAAGGTCAACGCCTCCGAGGTCTACCCGCTGCCCGGCCCGCTGGACCTGACCGCGCTCTTCGGCATCGCCGCCCTGGACCGGCCCGAGCTCAAGTACCCGAAGTTCATCGCGGGCACCCACCGGGACCTCGCCGAGGTCGAGTCCGCGTCCGCGCCGGACATCTTCGCCGCGCTGCGCGAACGGGACGTGCTGCTGCACCACCCGTACGACTCCTTCTCCACCTCGGTGCAGGCCTTCCTGGAGCAGGCCGCCGCCGACCCGGACGTCCTCGCCATCAAACAGACGCTGTACCGCACCTCCGGCGACTCACCCATCGTGGACGCCCTGATCGACGCCGCCGACTCCGGCAAGCAGGTCCTCGTCCTCGTCGAGATCAAGGCCCGCTTCGACGAGCAGGCCAACATCAAGTGGGCGCGCAAGCTGGAGGAGTCCGGCTGCCACGTCGTCTACGGGCTGGTGGGCCTCAAGACCCACTGCAAGCTGTCGCTCGTGGTCCGCCAGGAGGGCGACCAGCTGCGCCGCTACTCGCACGTCGGCACCGGCAACTACCACCCCAAGACGGCCCGGCTCTACGAGGACCTCGGCCTGCTCACCGCCGACCCGCAGGTCGGCGCGGACCTCTCCGACCTCTTCAACCGGCTGTCGGGCTACTCGCGCCGCGAGACCTACCGACGGCTGCTGGTCGCCCCGCGCTCGCTGCGCGACGGGCTGATCGGGCGGATCGACAAGGAGGCCGCCCACCACCTCGCCGGCCGCCCCGCGTACGTCCGCCTGAAGATGAACTCGATCGTCGACGAGGCACTGATCGACTCGCTCTACCGGGCCTCGCAGGCGGGCGTCCCGGTCGACATCTGGGTGCGCGGCATCTGCGCCGTGCGCCCCGGGGTACCCGGGCTCTCGGAGAACATCCGGGTCCGCTCGGTCCTCGGCCGCTTCCTGGAGCACTCCCGGGTCTTCGCCTTCGGCAACGGCGGCGAGCCCGAGGTGTGGATCGGCAGCGCCGACATGATGCACCGCAACCTCGACCGCCGTATCGAGGCACTGGTCCGGGTCGCCGACCCGGCCCACCGCGCGGCCCTGGACCGGATGCTGGAAACCGGGATGTCCGACCTCACCTCGTCCTGGCACCTGGGCCCGGACGGCGAGTGGACCCGGCACAGCACGGACGCGGAAGGCCAGCCGCTGCGGCACGTACAGGAGATGCTCATAGACGCCCGGAGGCGCCGGCGTGGCTCAGCCAAACCATGA
- the mshD gene encoding mycothiol synthase: MTDAAAALEPGRQIETLDELTEEQAGAVLALIEDAARTDGTTAVSEQGRLRLRGGPREGVRHLLLTEGGRLAGYGQLEDTDPVEAPAAELLVHPSLRGRGHGRALGSALLAASGKRLRVWAHGGKPAARHLAQVLGLTLFRELRQLRRPLGPDADPLPLAALPPGTTVRTFVPGADDAAWLAVNAAAFAHHPEQGSLRQRDLDDRIAQPWFDPAGFFLAERDGELVGFHWTKVHREERLGEVYVVGVRPGAQGGGLGKALTATGLRHLAAQGLPTAMLYVDADNPAALAVYEGLGFTTHEVDLMYRTES; encoded by the coding sequence ATGACTGACGCAGCAGCGGCCCTGGAGCCGGGACGGCAGATTGAGACCCTCGACGAGCTGACGGAGGAACAGGCCGGAGCCGTACTCGCCCTGATCGAGGACGCGGCCCGCACGGACGGCACCACCGCCGTCTCCGAACAGGGCCGGCTCCGGCTGCGCGGCGGCCCGCGCGAGGGCGTCCGGCACCTCCTGCTGACCGAGGGCGGCCGGCTCGCCGGGTACGGGCAGCTGGAGGACACCGACCCGGTCGAGGCCCCCGCGGCCGAACTCCTCGTCCACCCCTCGCTGCGCGGACGCGGCCACGGCCGGGCCCTGGGCAGCGCCCTGCTGGCCGCCTCCGGCAAGCGGCTGCGGGTCTGGGCGCACGGCGGCAAGCCCGCCGCCCGGCACCTCGCGCAGGTGCTCGGCCTCACCCTCTTCCGCGAACTGCGCCAGCTGCGCCGCCCCCTCGGCCCGGACGCGGACCCGCTGCCCTTGGCGGCGCTGCCGCCCGGCACGACCGTGCGCACCTTCGTCCCCGGCGCCGACGACGCGGCCTGGCTCGCGGTGAACGCCGCCGCCTTCGCCCACCACCCCGAGCAGGGCTCCCTCAGGCAGCGCGACCTCGACGACCGGATCGCGCAGCCGTGGTTCGACCCGGCCGGCTTCTTCCTCGCGGAACGCGACGGGGAGCTCGTCGGCTTCCACTGGACCAAGGTCCACCGCGAGGAGCGGCTCGGCGAGGTGTACGTCGTGGGCGTGCGCCCCGGCGCCCAGGGCGGCGGCCTCGGCAAGGCCCTCACCGCGACCGGCCTGCGCCACCTCGCCGCGCAGGGCCTGCCCACGGCCATGCTGTACGTGGACGCGGACAACCCGGCGGCCCTGGCCGTGTACGAGGGCCTGGGCTTCACCACCCACGAGGTGGACCTCATGTACCGCACGGAAAGCTGA
- a CDS encoding bifunctional metallophosphatase/5'-nucleotidase: MSATPQRHRRTRRLVLTALAATAGAGAMVATALPAGAASGGGPAAKSRTVDVQMLSFNDFHGTLEPPQGSSGTVTERQADGTTKAIPAGGVEYLATSLREARKGHEYSVTAAAGDMIGGSPMLSGLFHDEPTIEAMNKLGLNVSSVGNHEFDEGKTELRRMAYGGCHPVEGCYENGKDFNGAEFQYLAANVTDAKTKRPLMSPTFIWKKGDVKIGFIGVTLEGTPDIVTAEGVKGLKFGDEVETINKYAAELNKQGVKSIVALIHEGGLPANGAYNYDCDAPGAGAGISGAIVDIAKNVDAKVDALVTGHTHQAYACTIPDPAGNPRTVTSAASIGRLYTDTTLKYDRQTKDIVRTKVTSPKPVNKLVGREQAKAADMTALIRRWNELAAPVANRPQGFIAADIPGRGSPEYEKPLGDLIADAQLEALAPADKGGAQLALMNPGGIRSDLAYKASGDEGDGVVTYGESFTVQPFTNMMNVVDLTGAQLITALQQQVSGPVNGASPKILQVSKGFTYTLDTTRAGADRIVVDSVRLNGAAIDPARTYRVAMNEFLAGGGDGFTVLKEHKNKLVGASDLDCFNAYLTNNSSQEAPIAPPAANRITVVK, translated from the coding sequence ATGTCAGCGACGCCACAACGGCACCGCCGCACCCGCCGGTTGGTCCTCACCGCCCTCGCCGCCACGGCCGGGGCCGGGGCGATGGTCGCCACCGCACTGCCGGCCGGGGCCGCGAGTGGTGGCGGCCCGGCCGCCAAGAGCCGGACCGTCGATGTGCAGATGCTGTCGTTCAACGACTTCCACGGCACCCTGGAGCCCCCGCAGGGCTCGTCGGGCACCGTGACCGAGCGTCAGGCGGACGGCACCACCAAGGCCATACCGGCGGGCGGGGTCGAGTACCTCGCGACCAGCCTCCGCGAGGCCCGCAAGGGGCACGAGTACTCCGTCACCGCCGCCGCCGGCGACATGATCGGCGGCAGCCCGATGCTGTCCGGGCTCTTCCACGACGAGCCGACCATCGAGGCGATGAACAAGCTCGGCCTCAACGTCTCCAGCGTCGGCAACCACGAGTTCGACGAGGGCAAGACCGAGCTGCGCCGCATGGCGTACGGCGGCTGCCACCCGGTCGAGGGCTGCTACGAGAACGGCAAGGACTTCAACGGCGCCGAGTTCCAGTACCTCGCGGCCAACGTGACGGACGCGAAGACCAAGCGTCCGCTGATGTCCCCCACCTTCATCTGGAAGAAGGGGGACGTGAAGATCGGCTTCATCGGCGTCACCCTGGAGGGCACGCCGGACATCGTCACCGCCGAGGGCGTCAAGGGCCTGAAGTTCGGCGACGAGGTCGAGACGATCAACAAGTACGCGGCCGAGCTGAACAAGCAGGGCGTGAAGTCGATCGTCGCGCTGATCCACGAGGGCGGACTGCCCGCGAACGGCGCGTACAACTACGACTGCGACGCCCCGGGCGCGGGCGCCGGCATCTCCGGTGCCATCGTGGACATCGCCAAGAACGTCGACGCCAAGGTCGACGCGCTGGTGACGGGCCACACGCACCAGGCGTACGCCTGCACCATCCCGGACCCGGCGGGCAACCCGCGCACGGTCACCTCGGCCGCCTCGATCGGCCGCCTGTACACGGACACCACGCTGAAGTACGACCGGCAGACCAAGGACATCGTCCGGACGAAGGTCACCTCGCCGAAGCCGGTCAACAAGCTGGTCGGCCGCGAGCAGGCCAAGGCGGCGGACATGACCGCGCTGATCCGGCGCTGGAACGAGCTGGCGGCCCCGGTCGCGAACCGGCCGCAGGGCTTCATCGCGGCCGACATCCCCGGCCGCGGTTCGCCGGAGTACGAGAAGCCGCTGGGCGACCTGATCGCCGACGCGCAACTGGAGGCCCTGGCCCCGGCCGACAAGGGCGGCGCGCAGCTGGCCCTCATGAACCCGGGCGGCATCCGCTCGGACCTCGCGTACAAGGCCTCGGGTGACGAGGGCGACGGCGTGGTGACGTACGGCGAGTCCTTCACGGTCCAGCCGTTCACCAACATGATGAACGTGGTGGACCTGACCGGCGCCCAGCTGATCACGGCCCTGCAGCAGCAGGTCAGCGGCCCGGTCAACGGGGCGAGCCCGAAGATCCTCCAGGTCTCGAAGGGCTTCACCTACACCCTGGACACGACGAGGGCGGGCGCGGACCGCATCGTCGTCGACTCGGTGCGGCTGAACGGCGCGGCCATCGACCCCGCCCGGACCTACCGGGTCGCGATGAACGAGTTCCTCGCGGGCGGCGGCGACGGCTTCACCGTCCTGAAGGAGCACAAGAACAAGCTGGTGGGCGCGTCCGACCTGGACTGCTTCAACGCCTACCTGACGAACAACTCCTCGCAGGAGGCGCCGATCGCGCCGCCGGCGGCGAACCGGATCACGGTCGTCAAGTAG
- a CDS encoding alpha/beta fold hydrolase: protein MRHEPGNATRHALEIDGRTLSYLDFGGPGQLLLALHGGMSEGAHFADLAGALGDAWRVVAPDQRGHGDSDRAPTHDRAGYVADAVALLEHLDPGGPVVVLGFSLGGLNAYHLAADRPDLVRALVDVDAGVEFPNPGGGGFFDFLADLPYTAATREELVAACGALGAGVGPFLRPLPGGGWRLPFHPGDVLATLERTSRSQWDVWLASRCPALLVHGLRSEALPREQADAMVARRPGTSYAGLDTEHFVPFQDPAGFAAAVGTFLAGLPARPRERP, encoded by the coding sequence ATGCGCCACGAACCGGGCAACGCCACGCGCCACGCACTGGAGATCGACGGCCGCACCCTGTCCTACCTGGACTTCGGCGGCCCCGGACAGCTGCTGCTCGCCCTGCACGGCGGCATGTCCGAGGGCGCCCACTTCGCCGACCTGGCCGGGGCGCTCGGCGACGCCTGGCGGGTCGTCGCCCCCGACCAGCGCGGCCACGGCGACTCCGACCGGGCCCCTACGCACGACCGCGCCGGGTACGTCGCCGACGCCGTCGCCCTGCTGGAGCACCTGGACCCCGGCGGACCGGTCGTCGTCCTGGGCTTCTCGCTGGGCGGGCTCAACGCCTACCACCTGGCCGCCGACCGCCCCGACCTGGTCCGCGCCCTCGTCGACGTCGACGCCGGCGTGGAGTTCCCGAACCCGGGCGGCGGCGGCTTCTTCGACTTCCTCGCCGACCTGCCCTACACGGCCGCGACCCGCGAGGAGCTCGTCGCCGCCTGCGGGGCGCTCGGCGCCGGCGTCGGCCCCTTCCTGCGACCGCTGCCCGGGGGCGGCTGGCGGCTGCCGTTCCACCCCGGTGACGTCCTGGCCACCCTGGAGCGGACCTCCCGCTCCCAGTGGGACGTCTGGCTCGCCAGCCGCTGCCCCGCGCTGCTGGTCCACGGCCTGCGCAGCGAGGCGCTGCCGCGGGAGCAGGCCGACGCGATGGTCGCCCGGCGGCCCGGGACCTCGTACGCGGGGCTGGACACCGAACACTTCGTCCCGTTCCAGGACCCGGCGGGCTTCGCCGCGGCCGTCGGCACGTTCCTGGCCGGCCTGCCCGCGCGGCCGCGGGAGCGGCCGTAG
- a CDS encoding TetR/AcrR family transcriptional regulator, with protein MGNREDLLAGARRCLEEKGYLRTTVRDIATAAHVSMAAIGYHFGSREALLNQALFAALDEWSGAVGGLAGEGESPEERYADMWDRKVRNFGELRWLWIANVEAFVHAQSSPELLAALAAGQRAARPQLAALLRGVPESEVAAADARGIGSVQMALMTGVMVQALTDPEHAPNGREIASGLRELADLVENGKDAG; from the coding sequence ATGGGAAATCGCGAGGACCTGCTGGCCGGAGCGCGCCGCTGCCTGGAGGAGAAGGGGTACCTGCGCACGACCGTGCGCGACATCGCCACGGCGGCGCACGTCAGCATGGCCGCGATCGGCTACCACTTCGGCTCGCGCGAGGCACTGCTCAACCAGGCGCTCTTCGCCGCCCTCGACGAGTGGAGCGGGGCCGTCGGCGGGCTGGCCGGCGAGGGGGAGAGCCCCGAGGAGCGCTACGCGGACATGTGGGACCGCAAGGTCAGGAACTTCGGCGAGCTGCGCTGGCTGTGGATCGCCAACGTCGAGGCCTTCGTGCACGCCCAGTCCTCGCCCGAGCTGCTCGCGGCCCTCGCCGCGGGCCAGCGCGCCGCCCGCCCGCAGCTGGCCGCGCTGCTGCGCGGGGTGCCGGAGTCCGAGGTCGCCGCCGCCGACGCGCGGGGGATCGGGTCGGTGCAGATGGCCTTGATGACCGGGGTGATGGTGCAGGCCCTCACCGATCCCGAGCACGCGCCCAACGGTCGTGAAATCGCTTCGGGGCTGAGGGAGTTGGCGGATCTGGTGGAGAACGGAAAAGATGCCGGGTGA
- a CDS encoding phosphatidylinositol-specific phospholipase C — protein MGLDRRAFLVGALAAGTGAAIGLGAAPASARALGTQDWMAGLGDGTPLQRMTIPGTHDSGARKGGLYVACQNTSIAQQLDSGIRFLDVRCRVTGGSFAIHHAAFFQDLMFGDVLVDCRNFLAAHPSETVLMRVKQEYSEEGDATFRAVFDDYLDNRGWRSLFRIADTLPALGQARGKVVLLADNGGLPGLRYGDGNVFDIQDDYNTEPFAKRGRIENHFRKAVQQPGKLFVNYVSTAAYMPPRWNSDRLNPQVHSFVDGGELAGRTGLGIVPMDFPNTRSGLVDSLIRHN, from the coding sequence ATGGGACTGGACCGGCGGGCATTTCTGGTCGGGGCACTGGCGGCGGGCACCGGCGCGGCCATCGGACTGGGGGCGGCCCCCGCCTCCGCGCGGGCGCTCGGCACCCAGGACTGGATGGCGGGCCTCGGCGACGGCACGCCGCTCCAGCGGATGACCATCCCCGGCACCCACGACTCCGGCGCCCGCAAGGGCGGCCTCTACGTCGCCTGCCAGAACACCTCGATCGCGCAGCAGCTCGACTCCGGCATCCGCTTCCTCGACGTCCGCTGCCGGGTCACGGGCGGGTCCTTCGCCATCCACCACGCCGCCTTCTTCCAGGACCTGATGTTCGGCGACGTCCTGGTCGACTGCCGCAACTTCCTGGCCGCGCACCCCTCCGAGACCGTGCTGATGCGCGTCAAGCAGGAGTACTCCGAGGAGGGCGACGCCACCTTCCGGGCCGTCTTCGACGACTACCTCGACAACCGCGGCTGGCGCTCCCTGTTCCGCATCGCCGACACCCTGCCCGCCCTCGGCCAGGCCCGCGGCAAGGTCGTCCTGCTCGCCGACAACGGCGGCCTGCCCGGCCTGCGCTACGGCGACGGGAACGTCTTCGACATCCAGGACGACTACAACACCGAGCCGTTCGCCAAGCGAGGCCGGATCGAGAACCACTTCCGCAAGGCCGTCCAGCAGCCCGGCAAGCTGTTCGTGAACTACGTCAGCACCGCCGCCTACATGCCGCCGCGCTGGAACTCCGACCGGCTCAACCCGCAGGTCCACTCCTTCGTCGACGGCGGCGAGCTGGCCGGCCGGACCGGGCTCGGGATCGTCCCGATGGACTTCCCCAACACCCGCTCCGGCCTGGTCGACTCACTGATCCGGCACAACTGA
- a CDS encoding sensor histidine kinase, which translates to MSPAARFRALPLRSRLALLVTVAVAVAVAAVAAVSWVMVRAQLSEQLDRSLMSTNPNPQVARVLDVGRCVTRPSEAPQDIAGNLNATVQIVTAQGGHCWVSGPATLPVTAVDKEIAAGKRAAALQDVTTAEGVEMRVYTTPAQAASGGVFGISIAKPLADIDKPLSTLAWVLLLVSGVGVVGAGAAGLWVARTGLRPVDELTGAVEHIARTEDLTVRIPDEGDDEIARLSRSFNSMTAALASSQERQAQLIADAGHELRTPLTSLRTNIELLARSEETGRAIPPDDRRELLASVKAQMTELAALIGDLQELSRPDAGAGNPLKVVALHDIAGTALSRARLRGPELRFGSALEPWYVRGEAAALERAVVNLLDNAVKFSPPGGAVEVTLRAGELTVRDHGPGIPAEDLPYVFERFWRSPSARALPGSGLGLSIVARTAARSGGGAELRAAADGGPGTEAVLRLPGAPTPPPAPVPGPPQAPPERPSVVPDQ; encoded by the coding sequence GTGAGCCCGGCGGCCCGCTTCCGCGCCCTGCCGCTGCGCTCGCGGCTGGCGCTGCTGGTGACGGTGGCCGTGGCCGTGGCCGTGGCCGCGGTGGCGGCGGTGTCCTGGGTGATGGTGCGGGCCCAGCTGAGCGAGCAGTTGGACCGCTCCCTGATGTCGACCAACCCGAACCCGCAGGTGGCACGGGTGCTGGACGTGGGCCGCTGCGTGACCCGGCCCTCCGAGGCGCCGCAGGACATCGCCGGGAACCTCAACGCGACCGTGCAGATCGTCACGGCGCAGGGCGGGCACTGCTGGGTGAGCGGGCCGGCGACCCTGCCCGTCACGGCCGTCGACAAGGAGATCGCGGCCGGCAAGCGGGCGGCGGCCCTCCAGGACGTGACGACCGCCGAGGGCGTGGAGATGCGCGTCTACACGACGCCCGCGCAGGCCGCGTCCGGCGGGGTCTTCGGCATCTCGATCGCCAAGCCGCTCGCCGACATCGACAAGCCGCTGTCCACGCTGGCGTGGGTCCTGCTGCTGGTCTCCGGCGTCGGCGTGGTCGGGGCGGGCGCGGCCGGCCTGTGGGTGGCCCGTACGGGGCTGCGGCCGGTGGACGAGCTGACCGGCGCCGTCGAGCACATCGCCCGGACCGAGGACCTGACCGTGCGCATCCCCGACGAGGGCGACGACGAGATCGCCCGCCTGTCGCGGTCGTTCAACTCGATGACGGCCGCGCTCGCCTCCTCGCAGGAGCGGCAGGCCCAACTGATCGCCGACGCCGGGCACGAGCTGCGCACCCCGCTGACCTCGCTGCGCACCAACATCGAGCTGCTGGCGCGCAGCGAGGAGACCGGGCGGGCCATCCCGCCCGACGACCGCAGGGAGCTGCTGGCCTCGGTCAAGGCGCAGATGACGGAGCTGGCCGCACTGATCGGGGACCTCCAGGAGCTGTCCCGGCCGGACGCCGGGGCCGGGAACCCGCTCAAGGTCGTGGCCCTGCACGACATCGCCGGGACGGCCCTGTCCCGGGCCCGGCTGCGCGGCCCGGAGCTGCGCTTCGGCTCGGCGCTGGAGCCCTGGTACGTGCGGGGCGAGGCGGCCGCGCTGGAGCGGGCGGTGGTCAACCTGCTGGACAACGCGGTGAAGTTCAGCCCGCCGGGCGGCGCGGTCGAGGTGACGCTGCGGGCGGGCGAACTGACCGTACGGGACCACGGTCCGGGCATCCCGGCCGAGGACCTCCCGTACGTCTTCGAGCGGTTCTGGCGCTCCCCGTCGGCCCGCGCCCTGCCCGGCAGCGGGCTGGGCCTGTCGATCGTGGCCCGTACGGCGGCCCGCTCGGGCGGCGGCGCCGAGCTGCGGGCGGCGGCGGACGGCGGCCCGGGGACGGAGGCGGTGCTCCGCCTCCCGGGGGCGCCGACCCCGCCGCCGGCGCCGGTGCCCGGGCCGCCCCAGGCCCCGCCGGAGCGGCCGTCAGTTGTGCCGGATCAGTGA
- a CDS encoding response regulator transcription factor produces MNPAEGEARILVVDDEPAVREALRRSLAFEGYAVQTAIDGIDALDKAASYAPDLVVLDIQMPRMDGLTAARRLRATGSVTPILMLTARDTVGDRVTGLDAGADDYLVKPFELDELFARVRALLRRSSYAARQPGAQDHEDVLTFGDLRMDLATREVLRGGRPVELTRTEFTLLEMFLAHPRQVLTREQILKTVWGFDFEPSSNSLDVYVMYLRRKTEAGGEPRLVHTVRGVGYVLRAGESGPE; encoded by the coding sequence ATGAATCCCGCCGAAGGCGAAGCCCGCATCCTCGTCGTCGACGACGAGCCGGCCGTCCGCGAGGCCCTGCGCCGCAGCCTCGCCTTCGAGGGGTACGCCGTGCAGACCGCGATCGACGGGATCGACGCCCTCGACAAGGCGGCCTCGTACGCCCCCGACCTCGTCGTGCTGGACATCCAGATGCCCCGGATGGACGGCCTGACCGCCGCCCGCCGGCTGCGCGCCACCGGCAGCGTCACCCCGATCCTGATGCTCACCGCCCGCGACACGGTCGGCGACCGGGTCACCGGCCTCGACGCGGGCGCCGACGACTACCTCGTCAAGCCGTTCGAGCTCGACGAGCTCTTCGCCCGCGTCCGCGCCCTGCTGCGGCGCAGCTCGTACGCCGCCCGGCAGCCCGGCGCCCAGGACCACGAGGACGTGCTGACCTTCGGGGACCTGCGGATGGACCTCGCCACCCGGGAGGTGCTGCGGGGCGGGCGGCCGGTGGAGCTGACCCGGACCGAGTTCACGCTGCTGGAGATGTTCCTCGCGCACCCGCGGCAGGTCCTGACCCGCGAGCAGATCCTCAAGACCGTCTGGGGCTTCGACTTCGAGCCCAGTTCCAACTCCCTCGACGTGTACGTGATGTACCTGCGCCGCAAGACCGAGGCGGGCGGGGAGCCGCGCCTGGTCCACACGGTGCGCGGGGTGGGGTACGTGCTGCGCGCGGGCGAGAGCGGGCCCGAGTGA
- a CDS encoding S1C family serine protease — translation MTDSIRREGEYPQENRPQHAPFGEDWQRGRDRSDQGAAAGAYPPPPAYPPAGAPGWHEAHQPPAPQDGAGAAAPGTEAGAGHGSGSRWFGGGAAHGVAAHAAPAPAAPRAKRPVALLAAVAIAAAVIGGGTAAAVEQFVTHPAGGSGGGFSGSNVSQSSNGTVSGVAEQVSPSVVRIDTSTGSGQGTGSGIVLTADGEIVTNNHVVDGASQVQVTTSDGKKYSAKIVGTDPDKDLALIKVQGASGLKPAKLGDSGGLKVGDQVVAIGSPDRLTGTVTSGIVSALEREVNVPKSEQQSPQSQQQGGGFPFSYGGRQFNGDTGSNTTSYKAIQTDASLNPGNSGGALVNMNGEIVGMPSAIYSPSSSGSSAGSVGLGFAIPVNTIKADLDSLRKGGPGGAGSQSPDSGSDGSAVDGFGTSY, via the coding sequence ATGACCGACAGCATCCGCCGCGAAGGCGAGTACCCCCAGGAGAACCGCCCCCAGCACGCTCCCTTCGGGGAGGACTGGCAGCGCGGCCGCGACCGGTCGGACCAGGGCGCGGCGGCGGGGGCGTACCCGCCGCCGCCCGCCTACCCGCCCGCCGGCGCCCCCGGCTGGCACGAGGCGCACCAGCCCCCGGCCCCGCAGGACGGGGCGGGCGCGGCGGCGCCCGGTACGGAGGCGGGCGCGGGCCACGGCTCCGGCTCCCGCTGGTTCGGCGGCGGCGCGGCCCACGGCGTCGCGGCCCACGCGGCCCCGGCCCCGGCCGCGCCCCGCGCGAAGCGGCCGGTGGCACTGCTGGCCGCGGTCGCGATCGCGGCGGCCGTCATCGGCGGCGGCACCGCGGCCGCCGTCGAGCAGTTCGTGACCCACCCGGCCGGCGGCTCCGGCGGCGGGTTCAGCGGCTCCAACGTCTCGCAGTCCAGCAACGGCACCGTCTCCGGTGTGGCCGAGCAGGTCAGCCCCTCGGTGGTGCGCATCGACACCAGCACCGGTTCGGGCCAGGGCACCGGCTCGGGCATCGTGCTCACCGCGGACGGCGAGATCGTCACCAACAACCACGTCGTCGACGGCGCCTCGCAGGTCCAGGTGACGACGAGCGACGGCAAGAAGTACAGCGCCAAGATCGTCGGCACCGATCCCGACAAGGACCTCGCCCTGATCAAGGTGCAGGGCGCCTCCGGCCTCAAGCCGGCCAAGCTCGGCGACTCCGGCGGCCTCAAGGTCGGCGACCAGGTCGTCGCCATCGGCTCCCCCGACCGGCTGACCGGCACCGTCACGAGCGGCATCGTCTCCGCGCTGGAGCGCGAGGTGAACGTCCCGAAGTCGGAGCAGCAGTCCCCGCAGAGCCAGCAGCAGGGCGGCGGCTTCCCGTTCTCGTACGGCGGCCGGCAGTTCAACGGCGACACCGGTTCGAACACCACCTCCTACAAGGCCATCCAGACGGACGCCTCCCTCAACCCGGGCAACTCCGGCGGCGCCCTGGTCAACATGAACGGCGAGATCGTGGGCATGCCGTCCGCGATCTACTCCCCCTCCAGCAGCGGCTCCAGCGCCGGCAGCGTCGGCCTCGGCTTCGCGATCCCGGTGAACACGATCAAGGCCGACCTGGACTCGCTGCGCAAGGGCGGCCCCGGCGGCGCCGGTTCGCAGTCCCCCGACAGCGGCTCCGACGGCTCCGCCGTCGACGGCTTCGGCACCTCGTACTGA